A single window of Cellulomonas sp. NTE-D12 DNA harbors:
- a CDS encoding methyl-accepting chemotaxis protein: MSTVVPPAPRSLLKRLTADSSIALKIGLCLALLVLVAAGLTGLSVQRMNSLNVESGRLYDSTTVPLTAMIDIQQQFAGDRVRNAEVPALSGADLTGVISELQGRFKDTQALLTKYEPMASSPQSIKAIETEMAAYQADSQKMFDLMTTGDRAGALTYTMGGLRDQATAANAAIAAEAAALTKLAKSLHDTGAAQAASAIRIMWIVLGVASVLAIVLGMAVLRGVLTKVNAVKGALEAMAAGDLTRELHLDSRDELGRMAGALSAAQGSLRGTLSVVAETAAAVAAAAEELSAASGQVASGSEETSVQAGVVAAAAEQVSRNVQAVAAGAEQMGASIREIAQSATEAAKVASQATGVAAAANESVGRLGESSAEIGNVVKLITSIAEQTNLLALNATIEAARAGEAGKGFAVVAGEVKDLARETAKATEDIARRVETIQADTAGAVTSIGQIGSIVAAINDHQMTIASAVEEQTATTNEMSRGVTEAATGSGEIAQNITAVASAASTSSQVLGQMGDSVAELARLSADLRTRVAAFTV, from the coding sequence ATGTCCACCGTCGTGCCTCCGGCACCCCGCTCGCTGCTCAAGCGGCTGACCGCCGACTCGTCCATCGCCCTGAAGATCGGGCTGTGCCTGGCTCTGCTGGTGCTCGTTGCGGCCGGGCTGACCGGCCTGTCGGTGCAGCGCATGAACTCCCTGAACGTGGAGTCCGGGCGGCTGTACGACAGCACGACGGTGCCGCTGACGGCGATGATCGACATCCAGCAGCAGTTCGCCGGGGACCGGGTCCGCAACGCGGAGGTGCCCGCCCTGAGCGGTGCTGATCTGACCGGGGTGATCTCGGAGCTGCAGGGCCGGTTCAAGGACACCCAGGCGCTGCTGACCAAGTACGAGCCGATGGCGTCGAGCCCCCAGAGCATCAAGGCGATCGAGACCGAGATGGCCGCATACCAGGCCGACTCCCAGAAGATGTTCGACCTGATGACCACCGGTGACCGCGCCGGCGCGCTCACCTACACGATGGGCGGGCTGCGGGACCAGGCCACAGCCGCGAACGCGGCGATCGCGGCGGAAGCGGCCGCGCTGACCAAGCTGGCCAAGTCTCTGCACGACACCGGGGCGGCGCAGGCGGCGTCGGCGATCCGGATCATGTGGATCGTCCTGGGCGTGGCGTCGGTGCTGGCGATCGTGCTGGGGATGGCGGTGCTGCGTGGGGTGCTGACGAAGGTCAACGCGGTCAAGGGTGCGCTGGAGGCGATGGCGGCCGGCGACCTGACCCGAGAGCTGCACCTGGACTCGCGTGACGAGCTGGGTCGGATGGCCGGGGCGTTGTCCGCGGCGCAGGGGTCGTTGCGGGGGACGTTGAGCGTGGTGGCCGAGACGGCGGCTGCGGTGGCGGCGGCGGCGGAGGAGCTGTCGGCGGCGTCGGGTCAGGTGGCGTCGGGGTCGGAGGAGACGAGCGTGCAGGCCGGGGTGGTGGCGGCGGCGGCGGAGCAGGTGAGCCGGAACGTGCAGGCGGTCGCGGCGGGTGCCGAGCAGATGGGGGCGAGCATCCGGGAGATCGCCCAGAGCGCGACGGAGGCGGCGAAGGTCGCTTCGCAGGCGACGGGGGTGGCGGCGGCGGCGAACGAGTCGGTGGGCCGGCTGGGGGAGTCCAGTGCGGAGATCGGCAACGTGGTCAAGCTGATCACGAGCATCGCGGAGCAGACGAACTTGTTGGCGTTGAACGCGACGATCGAGGCGGCCCGGGCTGGTGAGGCGGGCAAGGGGTTCGCGGTGGTGGCCGGGGAGGTCAAGGACCTGGCGCGGGAGACGGCCAAGGCGACGGAGGACATCGCTCGTCGGGTGGAGACGATCCAGGCGGACACGGCGGGGGCGGTGACCTCGATCGGGCAGATCGGCTCGATCGTGGCGGCGATCAACGATCACCAGATGACGATCGCCTCGGCGGTGGAGGAGCAGACCGCCACGACCAACGAGATGTCCCGGGGGGTGACCGAGGCCGCGACGGGGTCGGGGGAGATCGCGCAGAACATCACCGCGGTCGCCTCCGCGGCGTCCACGTCCTCCCAGGTGCTGGGGCAGATGGGCGACTCGGTCGCCGAGCTGGCCCGCCTCTCGGCCGACCTGCGCACCCGCGTCGCCGCCTTCACCGTCTGA
- the modB gene encoding molybdate ABC transporter permease subunit — protein MLLLALAAVAVLFLVGPFVALLVTAPWSRLGGLIASGPVLQALWLSLRTATAATVLCLLLGVPLAWVLARTALPGRGLLRAVTTMPLVLPPVVGGVALLTLLGRRGLLGRHLDAWFGITVPFTSTAVVIAEAFVALPFLVLAVDGALRSADEQYEQAAATLGATRWYTFRRITLPLVAPGVLAGAVLCFARALGEFGATITFAGNYPGTTRTMPLAIYLAMEQDPAQAVALSLVLIGVSLAVLIGLRTRWLSALTGGPS, from the coding sequence GTGCTGCTGCTGGCGCTCGCCGCCGTCGCCGTGCTGTTCCTCGTCGGACCCTTCGTCGCCCTGCTGGTCACCGCCCCGTGGAGCCGGCTCGGCGGCCTGATCGCCTCCGGCCCGGTGCTGCAGGCGTTGTGGCTCTCGTTGCGCACCGCGACGGCCGCCACGGTGCTGTGCCTGCTGCTCGGCGTGCCCCTCGCCTGGGTGCTGGCCCGGACCGCGCTGCCGGGCCGCGGGCTGCTGCGTGCCGTGACCACCATGCCGCTGGTGCTCCCGCCGGTGGTCGGCGGCGTGGCGCTGCTGACGCTGCTGGGCCGCCGCGGCCTGCTGGGGCGGCACCTGGACGCCTGGTTCGGCATCACGGTGCCGTTCACGTCCACGGCGGTGGTGATCGCCGAGGCGTTCGTCGCGCTGCCGTTCCTGGTGCTGGCGGTGGACGGCGCGCTGCGCAGCGCCGACGAGCAGTACGAGCAGGCGGCCGCGACGCTCGGCGCGACCCGCTGGTACACGTTCCGGCGCATCACGCTGCCGCTGGTGGCGCCCGGCGTGCTGGCGGGTGCGGTGCTGTGCTTCGCGCGGGCGCTCGGCGAGTTCGGGGCCACCATCACCTTCGCCGGCAACTACCCGGGCACCACGCGCACCATGCCGCTGGCGATCTACCTGGCGATGGAGCAGGACCCGGCGCAGGCCGTCGCCCTGTCGCTGGTGCTGATCGGCGTCTCGCTCGCGGTGCTGATCGGCCTGCGCACGCGGTGGCTCTCGGCACTCACCGGTGGTCCGTCATGA
- the modA gene encoding molybdate ABC transporter substrate-binding protein codes for MSARRGTTGRGTTARARSGRAAARAVPVATAVGLLLTACAAGPGTGAPAGTASGAPTGSASSRAPLTGQLVVFAAASLQQTFTALGDRLMAQNPGLHIIFSFGASSTLAQQLEQGAPADVFASANPATMKAASAVTDRPVTFAHNSLEIVVPAGNPGHVTGLADFAKPQLKIALCAVEVPCGSAAATAFAAAGITPAPDTYEKDVTATLTKAVLGEVDAALVYRTDVRSAGDKVQGIDFPQASAARNDYPIATVAGARNHAAAQAFVDLVLSAQGQKVLTDAGFDAA; via the coding sequence ATGAGCGCACGACGAGGGACGACGGGACGTGGCACGACGGCGCGCGCCCGGTCCGGACGGGCCGCCGCACGCGCCGTCCCGGTGGCCACCGCGGTCGGCCTTCTGCTGACGGCCTGCGCCGCCGGCCCTGGCACCGGAGCGCCCGCCGGCACCGCCTCCGGCGCGCCCACCGGGTCGGCGTCGAGCCGGGCCCCGCTGACCGGCCAGCTCGTCGTGTTCGCGGCCGCCTCGCTGCAGCAGACGTTCACCGCCCTGGGTGACCGGCTGATGGCCCAGAACCCCGGCCTGCACATCATCTTCAGCTTCGGTGCGTCGTCCACGCTGGCGCAGCAGCTGGAGCAGGGCGCCCCGGCCGACGTCTTCGCCTCCGCCAACCCCGCGACGATGAAGGCGGCCTCCGCCGTCACCGACCGGCCCGTCACCTTCGCGCACAACTCCCTGGAGATCGTCGTGCCGGCCGGCAACCCCGGTCACGTCACCGGCCTGGCGGACTTCGCCAAGCCGCAGCTGAAGATCGCCCTGTGCGCCGTCGAGGTGCCGTGCGGGTCGGCCGCCGCGACCGCGTTCGCCGCCGCCGGAATCACGCCGGCGCCGGACACCTACGAGAAGGACGTGACCGCGACGCTCACCAAGGCGGTCCTCGGTGAGGTCGACGCGGCGCTGGTGTACCGGACCGACGTGCGGTCCGCGGGCGACAAGGTGCAGGGCATCGACTTCCCGCAGGCGTCCGCCGCCCGCAACGACTACCCGATCGCCACCGTCGCCGGCGCCCGCAACCATGCGGCGGCCCAGGCGTTCGTCGACCTGGTGCTGTCCGCCCAGGGCCAGAAGGTGCTCACCGACGCGGGGTTCGACGCGGCCTGA
- the fdxA gene encoding ferredoxin, translating into MVYVIAEPCIDVKDRACVAECPVDCIYEGGRSLYIHPDECVDCGACEPVCPVLAIYYEDDLPADWQVYQDDNARFFAEPLPGRAAPLGSPGGASRTGPTGVDTPLVAGFERRRG; encoded by the coding sequence ATGGTCTACGTGATCGCCGAGCCGTGCATCGACGTCAAGGACCGCGCGTGCGTCGCGGAGTGCCCCGTCGACTGCATCTACGAAGGTGGCCGGTCGCTGTACATCCACCCCGACGAGTGCGTGGACTGCGGCGCCTGCGAACCCGTCTGCCCCGTGCTCGCGATCTACTACGAGGACGACCTGCCGGCCGACTGGCAGGTCTACCAGGACGACAACGCCCGGTTCTTCGCCGAGCCGCTGCCGGGACGGGCGGCGCCGCTCGGGTCGCCCGGCGGTGCGTCGCGGACGGGTCCGACCGGGGTGGACACCCCGTTGGTCGCGGGATTCGAGAGGAGGCGCGGATGA
- a CDS encoding nitrate/nitrite transporter, translating to MAQLATSGRVLEGWNPEDEKHWDSKVAWRTLAVTTYSLLIAFCVWYLVSAVAPKLNEVGFTLTKPQLYWLVAIPGLSGGLIRLVYMFLPPVLGTRKLVGITSLLLVVPMLGWFSAVGNPKTPYWWLLVLAALTGIGGGCFSGYMPSTGYFFPKRLAGTALGLQAGLGNFGVSLIQFLGPWVMGFGLFGLQMVGTQHARSGHVLNVYNAAIVLVPWTVLASILAFWLLRDVPIKANFRQQIDIFGNRNTWVLTAVYIMTFGAFSGFAAQLALIINNTFGKDSPFATGGHYAASTLPLGGTFAFLAPLIGSLVRAMWGPLCDRFGGAIWTFVGGVGMVISAAVAAVYLSPRSPRDFWPFLFAMLVMFFFTGIANAGTFKQMPMILPPRQAGGVIGWTAAIASFGPFFVGVSLTAVTPKSFFIGATVYFAICTVLVWVNYARPRAPYPG from the coding sequence GTGGCTCAGCTGGCCACCTCAGGCAGGGTTCTCGAGGGCTGGAACCCCGAGGACGAGAAGCACTGGGACAGCAAGGTCGCCTGGCGGACGCTGGCGGTGACCACGTACTCGCTGCTGATCGCCTTCTGCGTCTGGTACCTGGTCAGCGCCGTCGCGCCCAAGCTGAACGAGGTCGGCTTCACGCTGACCAAGCCGCAGCTGTACTGGCTCGTGGCGATCCCCGGCCTGTCCGGCGGCCTGATCCGGCTCGTCTACATGTTCCTGCCGCCGGTGCTGGGCACGCGCAAGCTGGTGGGCATCACCTCGCTCCTGCTGGTGGTCCCGATGCTCGGCTGGTTCTCGGCCGTGGGCAACCCGAAGACCCCGTACTGGTGGCTGCTGGTGCTCGCCGCGCTGACCGGCATCGGCGGCGGCTGCTTCTCCGGCTACATGCCGTCCACCGGGTACTTCTTCCCCAAACGGCTGGCCGGCACCGCCCTCGGCCTGCAGGCCGGGCTCGGCAACTTCGGCGTCTCGCTGATCCAGTTCCTCGGCCCGTGGGTGATGGGCTTCGGGCTGTTCGGGCTGCAGATGGTGGGCACCCAGCACGCGCGCAGCGGGCACGTGCTCAACGTCTACAACGCGGCGATCGTGCTGGTGCCCTGGACGGTGCTGGCCTCGATCCTGGCGTTCTGGCTGCTGCGGGACGTGCCGATCAAGGCGAACTTCCGCCAGCAGATCGACATCTTCGGCAACCGCAACACCTGGGTGCTGACCGCCGTCTACATCATGACCTTCGGGGCGTTCTCCGGGTTCGCCGCCCAGCTGGCCCTGATCATCAACAACACGTTCGGCAAGGACTCGCCGTTCGCCACCGGCGGGCACTACGCCGCCTCCACCCTGCCGCTGGGCGGCACGTTCGCCTTCCTCGCACCGCTGATCGGCTCGCTGGTGCGGGCGATGTGGGGACCGCTGTGCGACCGGTTCGGCGGGGCGATCTGGACCTTCGTCGGCGGCGTCGGGATGGTGATCTCGGCGGCTGTGGCCGCGGTCTACCTCTCACCGCGGTCGCCGCGCGACTTCTGGCCGTTCCTGTTCGCGATGCTGGTGATGTTCTTCTTCACCGGCATCGCCAACGCCGGCACCTTCAAGCAGATGCCGATGATCCTGCCGCCCCGCCAGGCGGGCGGCGTGATCGGCTGGACCGCCGCGATCGCGTCCTTCGGACCGTTCTTCGTCGGCGTCTCGCTCACCGCCGTCACGCCGAAGTCGTTCTTCATCGGCGCGACCGTCTACTTCGCGATCTGCACCGTCCTGGTGTGGGTCAACTACGCACGGCCGAGGGCGCCCTACCCGGGCTGA
- a CDS encoding ATP-binding cassette domain-containing protein has product MRLEARVVVRRPAFTLDLTLTVQPGETVALVGPNGAGKSTFLQAVAGLVPLDDGHVRLGGHLLDDVAGGVHVPTELRRCGLVFQHHRVFPHLSALENVAFGLRAQGVPRPEAHEQARQWLDRVGMLPHAGRSAARLSGGQAQAVALARTLAAEPDVLLLDEPFAALDEAARPLLQEVVRRHALDGERPVVLVTHEPADARALADRVVPMVAGRVAATT; this is encoded by the coding sequence ATGAGGCTGGAGGCGCGGGTCGTGGTGCGCCGGCCGGCGTTCACGCTCGACCTGACGCTGACCGTGCAGCCGGGGGAGACGGTCGCGCTGGTGGGCCCGAACGGTGCGGGTAAGTCGACGTTCCTGCAGGCGGTCGCCGGGCTGGTGCCGCTCGACGACGGGCACGTCCGGCTCGGCGGCCACCTGCTGGACGACGTGGCCGGCGGCGTGCACGTGCCCACCGAGCTGCGCCGCTGCGGGCTGGTGTTCCAGCACCACCGGGTGTTCCCGCACCTGTCGGCGCTGGAGAACGTCGCCTTCGGGCTGCGTGCCCAGGGCGTGCCGCGTCCGGAGGCCCACGAGCAGGCTCGGCAGTGGCTCGACAGGGTCGGCATGCTGCCCCACGCCGGCCGGAGCGCGGCCCGGCTGTCCGGTGGGCAGGCGCAGGCCGTCGCCCTCGCTCGCACCCTGGCCGCCGAACCGGACGTGCTGCTGCTGGACGAGCCGTTCGCGGCGCTCGACGAGGCCGCGCGGCCGCTGCTGCAGGAGGTGGTCCGCCGGCACGCGTTGGACGGTGAGCGTCCGGTAGTGCTGGTGACCCACGAGCCGGCGGACGCCCGTGCGCTGGCGGACCGGGTGGTGCCGATGGTCGCAGGACGGGTCGCGGCGACGACCTGA